A genomic region of Ochotona princeps isolate mOchPri1 chromosome 17, mOchPri1.hap1, whole genome shotgun sequence contains the following coding sequences:
- the SRR gene encoding serine racemase isoform X2: MQKAAEIRGALNAVRGLIAATSEGKPKAVVTHSSGNHGQALTYAAKLEGIPVHVVVPQTAPNCKKLAIQAYGASIVYSEPSDESRENVTKRIVEETKGIMIHPNQEPTVIAGQGTIALEVLNQVPLVDALVVPVGGGGMVAGIAITVKALRPNVKVYAAEPLNADDCYQSKLKGELTPNPGPPETIADGVKSSIGLNTWPIIRDLVDDIFLVTEDEIKYATKLVWERMKLLIEPTAAVGVAAVLSQHFQTVSPEVKNICVVLSGGNVDFSSVTWMKQAERPAQSVCV, from the exons ATGCAGAAGGCAGCCGAG ATTCGTGGTGCTCTGAACGCTGTCCGAGGCTTGATTGCTGCCACCTCAGAAGGAAAGCCTAAAGCAGTCGTGACTCACAGCAGTGGGAACCATGGCCAGGCTCTCACCTATGCTGCCAAACTGGAAG GAATCCCTGTTCATGTTGTTGTACCCCAAACAGCTCCCAACTGTAAGAAACTGGCCATCCAAGCCTATGGCGCCTCTATTGTGTACAGCGAGCCGAGTGATGAG TCTAGAGAAAATGTTACAAAGAGAATTGTAGAAGAAACAAAAGGCATCATGATACATCCCAACCAGGAACCCACAGTGATAGCTGGGCAAGGGACAATTGCCCTGGAAGTGCTGAACCAG GTTCCCTTGGTGGATGCACTTGTGGTTccagtaggaggaggaggaatggtTGCTGGAATAGCAATAACGGTTAAG GCTCTGAGACCCAATGTGAAGGTTTATGCTGCTGAACCCTTGAACGCAGATGACTGCTACCAGTCCAAACTGAAAGGGGAACTCACACCcaatcctggtcctccagaaacCATAGCAGACGGCGTCAAGTCCAGCATTGGCTTAAACACCTGGCCTATTATCAGGGACCTTGTGGATGACATATTCCTTGTCACAGAGGATGAGATTAAG TATGCGACCAAGCTGGTGTGGGAAAGGATGAAGCTACTGATTGAACCGACAGCTGCTGTTGGAGTGGCTGCTGTACTTTCTCAGCATTTTCAAACTGTTTCCCCAGAAGTAAAGAATATCTGTGTTGTGCTCAGTGGTGGAAATGTAGACTTCAGCTCTGTAACTTGGATGAAGCAGGCTGAAAGGCCAGCTCAGTCTGTCTGTGTTTAA
- the SRR gene encoding serine racemase isoform X1 codes for MCAQYCISFADVEQAHTNIRDVIHLTPVLTSSIFNQATGRNLFFKCELFQKTGSFKIRGALNAVRGLIAATSEGKPKAVVTHSSGNHGQALTYAAKLEGIPVHVVVPQTAPNCKKLAIQAYGASIVYSEPSDESRENVTKRIVEETKGIMIHPNQEPTVIAGQGTIALEVLNQVPLVDALVVPVGGGGMVAGIAITVKALRPNVKVYAAEPLNADDCYQSKLKGELTPNPGPPETIADGVKSSIGLNTWPIIRDLVDDIFLVTEDEIKYATKLVWERMKLLIEPTAAVGVAAVLSQHFQTVSPEVKNICVVLSGGNVDFSSVTWMKQAERPAQSVCV; via the exons ATGTGTGCTCAGTACTGCATCTCCTTTGCTGATGTTGAACAAGCCCATACCAACATCCGAGATGTTATCCACCTCACACCGGTGCTAACAAGCTCCATTTTCAATCAAGCAACAGGGCGAAATCTTTTCTTCAAATGTGAACTCTTTCAGAAAACTGGATCTTTTAAG ATTCGTGGTGCTCTGAACGCTGTCCGAGGCTTGATTGCTGCCACCTCAGAAGGAAAGCCTAAAGCAGTCGTGACTCACAGCAGTGGGAACCATGGCCAGGCTCTCACCTATGCTGCCAAACTGGAAG GAATCCCTGTTCATGTTGTTGTACCCCAAACAGCTCCCAACTGTAAGAAACTGGCCATCCAAGCCTATGGCGCCTCTATTGTGTACAGCGAGCCGAGTGATGAG TCTAGAGAAAATGTTACAAAGAGAATTGTAGAAGAAACAAAAGGCATCATGATACATCCCAACCAGGAACCCACAGTGATAGCTGGGCAAGGGACAATTGCCCTGGAAGTGCTGAACCAG GTTCCCTTGGTGGATGCACTTGTGGTTccagtaggaggaggaggaatggtTGCTGGAATAGCAATAACGGTTAAG GCTCTGAGACCCAATGTGAAGGTTTATGCTGCTGAACCCTTGAACGCAGATGACTGCTACCAGTCCAAACTGAAAGGGGAACTCACACCcaatcctggtcctccagaaacCATAGCAGACGGCGTCAAGTCCAGCATTGGCTTAAACACCTGGCCTATTATCAGGGACCTTGTGGATGACATATTCCTTGTCACAGAGGATGAGATTAAG TATGCGACCAAGCTGGTGTGGGAAAGGATGAAGCTACTGATTGAACCGACAGCTGCTGTTGGAGTGGCTGCTGTACTTTCTCAGCATTTTCAAACTGTTTCCCCAGAAGTAAAGAATATCTGTGTTGTGCTCAGTGGTGGAAATGTAGACTTCAGCTCTGTAACTTGGATGAAGCAGGCTGAAAGGCCAGCTCAGTCTGTCTGTGTTTAA
- the SRR gene encoding serine racemase isoform X3, protein MARLSPMLPNWKVPDSFVGPLGIPVHVVVPQTAPNCKKLAIQAYGASIVYSEPSDESRENVTKRIVEETKGIMIHPNQEPTVIAGQGTIALEVLNQVPLVDALVVPVGGGGMVAGIAITVKALRPNVKVYAAEPLNADDCYQSKLKGELTPNPGPPETIADGVKSSIGLNTWPIIRDLVDDIFLVTEDEIKYATKLVWERMKLLIEPTAAVGVAAVLSQHFQTVSPEVKNICVVLSGGNVDFSSVTWMKQAERPAQSVCV, encoded by the exons ATGGCCAGGCTCTCACCTATGCTGCCAAACTGGAAGGTACCCGACTCATTTGTCGGGCCCCTGG GAATCCCTGTTCATGTTGTTGTACCCCAAACAGCTCCCAACTGTAAGAAACTGGCCATCCAAGCCTATGGCGCCTCTATTGTGTACAGCGAGCCGAGTGATGAG TCTAGAGAAAATGTTACAAAGAGAATTGTAGAAGAAACAAAAGGCATCATGATACATCCCAACCAGGAACCCACAGTGATAGCTGGGCAAGGGACAATTGCCCTGGAAGTGCTGAACCAG GTTCCCTTGGTGGATGCACTTGTGGTTccagtaggaggaggaggaatggtTGCTGGAATAGCAATAACGGTTAAG GCTCTGAGACCCAATGTGAAGGTTTATGCTGCTGAACCCTTGAACGCAGATGACTGCTACCAGTCCAAACTGAAAGGGGAACTCACACCcaatcctggtcctccagaaacCATAGCAGACGGCGTCAAGTCCAGCATTGGCTTAAACACCTGGCCTATTATCAGGGACCTTGTGGATGACATATTCCTTGTCACAGAGGATGAGATTAAG TATGCGACCAAGCTGGTGTGGGAAAGGATGAAGCTACTGATTGAACCGACAGCTGCTGTTGGAGTGGCTGCTGTACTTTCTCAGCATTTTCAAACTGTTTCCCCAGAAGTAAAGAATATCTGTGTTGTGCTCAGTGGTGGAAATGTAGACTTCAGCTCTGTAACTTGGATGAAGCAGGCTGAAAGGCCAGCTCAGTCTGTCTGTGTTTAA
- the TSR1 gene encoding pre-rRNA-processing protein TSR1 homolog, whose product MAAHRAGPLKQQNKAHKGGRHRGRGSAQRDNKGRLGVKTVCKKVRKELSRVDQRHRASQLRKQKKEAVLAEKRHLGSRDGPPHQVLVVPLHSRVSLSEAFRLLQDREAGTVHLKGCDNTQSFVLLCPQLRHRWFFTSARPGDLHAVLDLAKVADTILFLLDPLEGWDSTGDYCLSCLFAQGLPTYALAIQGVSGLPPKRQTDARKKLSKVVEKCFPDDRLLQLDTQQEAGMLLRQLANQKQRHLAFRDRRAYLLAHTVDFVANEENSIVGTLKLSGYVRGQALNVNSLLHIVGHGDFQMKQIDAPMDPYPLNTRVVKSQKHTGMAMEVCAGDAVTNMEEDIKVLMKADPEKQESLQTEVIPDPMEGEQTWPTEEELREADDFLKESSKVVKKVPKGTSSYQAEWILDEDGGSGGEGDEYDDVEPEDYMEEESQGEGSEVEDEQEECETMTIGEDSVRDDLYDEKVDEEAEEKMLEKYKQERMEEMFPDEVDTPRDVAARIRFQKYRGLKSFRTSPWDPKENLPQDYARIFQFQNFTNTRKGIFKEIDEKEVDGAEVGWYVTVHVADVPVSVVESFRQGAPMVAFSLLPHEQKMSVLNMVVRRTSGDTEPVKAKEELIFHCGFRRFRASPLFSQHTAADKHKFQRFLTAEVALVVTVYAPITFPPASVLLFKQKSNGMHNLIATGHLMSVDPDRMVIKRVVLSGHPFKIFTKSAVVRYMFFNREDVLWFKPVELRTKWGRRGHIKEPLGTHGHMKCSFDGKLKSQDTVLMNLYKRVFPKWTYDPYVPEPVPWVKSEISSPELEMDAE is encoded by the exons ATGGCGGCTCACCGCGCCGGGCCTCTCAAGCAGCAGAATAAAGCGCATAAAGGCGGGCGGCATCGGGGCCGCGGGTCCGCACAGCGGGACAACAAGG GCCGTCTGGGAGTGAAAACCGTGTGCAAGAAGGTGAGGAAAGAGCTCAGCCGAGTGGATCAAAGGCATCGCGCCAGCCAGCTCCGAAAGCAGAAGAAGGAGGCG GTTCTGGCAGAGAAGAGGCACctgggcagcagagatggcccccCTCACCAGGTCCTGGTGGTTCCCCTGCACAGCAGGGTCTCCTTGTCCGAGGCCTTTCGGCTGCTCCAGGACCGGGAGGCTGGTACTGTGCACTTGAAAGGGTGCGACAACACCCAGAGCTTTGTGCTGCTCTGCCCCCAGCTGAGACACCGATGGTTTTTCACATCTGCAAGGCCAG GGGATCTGCATGCTGTGTTAGATTTGGCTAAAGTAGCTGACaccatcctcttcctccttgaTCCTCTAGAAGGCTGGGACAGCACTGGGGATTACTGTCTTTCTTGCCTCTTTGCTCAGGGCCTCCCCACTTATG CCTTAGCTATCCAGGGAGTATCTGGCCTCCCACCGAAAAGACAAACAGATGCCAGAAAGAAGCTAAGTAAAGTGGTGGAGAAGTGCTTTCCGGATGACAGACTCCTCCAGTTGGAcactcagcaggaggctgggatgcTGCTGAGGCAGCTGGCTAACCAAAAGCAACGGCACCTCGCTTTTCGAGATCGGCGGGCCTACCTGTTGGCTCACACTGTTGATTTTGTGGCTAATGAAGAGAATAGCATCGTGGGCACCTTGAAGCTCTCAGGCTATGTTCGTGGGCAGGCTCTGAACGTGAATAGCTTGCTGCACATTGTTGGACATGGTGATTTTCAGATGAAGCAGATAGATGCCCCCATGGACCCTTATCCTTTGAATACTAGAGTGGTTAAATCCCAGAAGCATACAGGCATGGCAATGGAG GTCTGTGCTGGGGATGCTGTGACCAATATGGAAGAAGACATTAAGGTCCTGATGAAGGCTGACCCTGAAAAACAGGAATCTTTGCAAACAGAGGTTATCCCAGATCCAATGGAGGGAGAGCAAACCTGGCCTACTGAGGAGGAGCTAAGGGAAGCAGATG ATTTCTTGAAGGAAAGTTCCAAAGTGGTGAAGAAAGTCCCCAAAGGAACATCTAGTTACCAAGCTGAATGGATTTTGGATGAAGacggtggcagtggtggtgagggAGATGAATATGATGATGTAGAACCTGAGGATTATATGGAAGAGGAATCTCAA GGTGAGGGTAGTGAAGTGGAAGATGAACAAGAAGAATGTGAAACTATGACTATAGGGGAGGACTCTGTGCGTGATGATCTGTATGATGAGAAAGTAGATGAAGAGGCTGAGGAGAAAATGCTGGAGAAATATAAACAGGAACGAATGGAAGAGATGTTTCCAGACGAAGTGGACACGCCCCGTGATGTGGCTGCCAGAATACG ATTTCAAAAATACAGAGGACTTAAGAGCTTCCGGACATCTCCATGGGATCCTAAGGAAAACCTTCCTCAAGATTATGCTCGGATCTTTCAGTTTCAGAACTTTACTAATACTAGGAAAGGCATCTTTAAAGAGATTGATGAAAAGGAGGTTGACGGAGCTGAG GTTGGTTGGTATGTCACAGTCCATGTTGCAGACGTCCCCGTGTCTGTGGTAGAGTCTTTCCGGCAAGGAGCACCCATGGTTGCCTTTTCTTTACTCCCTCATGAGCAGAAG ATGTCAGTGTTGAACATGGTGGTGAGGCGGACCTCTGGTGACACCGAGCCTGTGAAAGCCAAGGAGGAGCTCATCTTCCACTGTGGGTTCAGGCGCTTCCGCGCGTCGCCTTTATTCTCTCAGCACACTGCAG CGGATAAGCATAAATTTCAGAGATTCCTGACCGCTGAGGTGGCCCTAGTGGTAACTGTGTACGCGCCCATCACTTTTCCTCCTGCATCTGTGCTGCTCTTCAAACAGAAAAGTAACG GAATGCACAACCTCATTGCCACAGGCCATCTGATGTCAGTGGATCCAGACAGAATGGTCATCAAGAGAGTTGTTCTGAGTGGCcatccttttaaaatattcactaaGTCGGCAGTAGTGCGTTACATGTTCTTCAACAGAGAGGATGTGCTGTGGTTTAAACCAGTGGAACTGAGAACAAAGTGGGGCCGGAGGGGACACATCAAGGAACCTTTAG GTACTCATGGCCACATGAAGTGTAGTTTTGATGGGAAACTAAAATCCCAAGATACAGTATTGATGAATCTCTATAAACGAGTTTTCCCCAAGTGGACTTATGATCCATATGTACCAGAACCAGTGCCTTGGGTAAAAAGTGAGATTTCGTCACCAGAACTTGAAATGGATGCTGAATAA